From Haloterrigena alkaliphila, one genomic window encodes:
- a CDS encoding thioredoxin family protein, protein MERTARPTQLADGRALDDFLERHDVALVEFYTAGCSMCQAMEPVLGNVARATGVPVGTINPGDDIGLVERFDISSVPTLIVFEDGEEIARRAEGFVGADEVVDFLENHVPGAVDAD, encoded by the coding sequence ATGGAACGGACAGCCAGACCGACGCAACTCGCGGACGGTCGGGCGCTCGACGACTTCCTCGAGCGCCACGACGTCGCGCTCGTGGAGTTCTACACCGCCGGCTGCTCGATGTGTCAGGCGATGGAACCGGTGCTGGGGAACGTCGCTCGGGCGACCGGCGTCCCCGTCGGTACGATCAACCCCGGCGACGACATCGGACTCGTCGAGCGCTTCGACATCTCGTCGGTGCCGACGCTGATCGTCTTCGAGGACGGCGAAGAAATCGCGCGGCGCGCCGAGGGGTTCGTCGGTGCCGACGAGGTCGTCGACTTCCTCGAGAACCACGTTCCGGGCGCCGTGGACGCCGACTGA
- the glnA gene encoding type I glutamate--ammonia ligase has product MTSRNLTSAEEDVLDEIEDGEIDFLRLQFTDILGTVKNVSVPARQAEKAFTEGIYFDGSSIEGFVRIQESDMRLVPDPDTFAVLPWRQREDGASARMICDVYNTSTGEPFEGDPRNVLKGAIERANEMGYEVNFAPEPEFFMFEEDEEGRATTDTADHGGYFDLAPKDLASDVRRDIIYGLEDMGFEIEASHHEVARGQYEINFEYDDALSTADNVATFRTVVRAIAAEHDLHATFMPKPIPKINGSGMHTHMSLLTEDGENAFHDEDDEFNLSETAHSYLAGILEHAPAITAVANPTVNSYKRLVPGYEAPVYVAWSDRNRSALVRKPAARVPAASRIELRSPDPSCNPYLAFAVMIHAGLDGIERDLECPDPVRENIYEFDEQKRDEYGIETLPSNLGEAVDALEEDEVIYEALGEHVAPKFVEAKSQEFEEYLVDVSEWEIDRYLEHY; this is encoded by the coding sequence ATGACAAGTAGAAATCTCACGTCCGCAGAAGAGGACGTATTGGACGAAATCGAAGACGGAGAGATCGACTTCCTCCGGCTCCAGTTTACGGACATTCTGGGAACGGTGAAGAACGTCTCCGTTCCGGCCCGGCAGGCCGAGAAGGCGTTCACCGAGGGAATCTATTTCGACGGGTCTTCGATCGAGGGGTTCGTCCGCATTCAGGAATCGGACATGCGTCTGGTTCCCGATCCGGACACGTTCGCCGTCCTCCCCTGGAGACAGCGCGAGGACGGGGCGTCCGCCCGGATGATCTGTGACGTCTACAACACCTCGACGGGCGAACCCTTCGAGGGCGACCCGCGCAACGTCCTCAAAGGGGCCATCGAGCGCGCCAACGAGATGGGCTACGAGGTCAACTTCGCGCCCGAACCGGAGTTCTTCATGTTCGAGGAGGACGAGGAGGGTCGCGCGACGACCGACACCGCCGACCACGGCGGCTACTTCGACCTCGCGCCGAAAGACCTCGCGAGCGACGTCCGACGGGACATCATCTACGGCCTCGAGGACATGGGCTTCGAGATCGAGGCCAGCCATCACGAGGTCGCCCGCGGCCAGTACGAGATCAACTTCGAGTACGACGACGCGCTGTCGACGGCCGACAACGTCGCGACCTTCCGGACCGTCGTCCGCGCCATCGCCGCCGAACACGACCTCCACGCGACGTTCATGCCCAAACCGATCCCGAAGATCAACGGCTCGGGTATGCACACGCACATGTCGCTGCTGACCGAGGACGGCGAGAACGCGTTCCACGACGAGGACGACGAGTTCAACCTCTCCGAGACGGCCCACTCCTACCTCGCGGGGATCCTCGAGCACGCGCCGGCGATCACGGCGGTCGCCAACCCCACCGTGAACAGCTACAAGCGGCTGGTGCCCGGCTACGAGGCGCCGGTCTACGTCGCCTGGTCGGACCGCAACCGCTCGGCGCTGGTGCGCAAGCCGGCCGCTCGCGTCCCGGCGGCCTCGCGCATCGAACTGCGCTCGCCGGACCCCTCGTGTAACCCCTACCTCGCGTTCGCCGTCATGATCCACGCCGGTCTCGACGGGATCGAACGGGACCTCGAGTGTCCCGACCCGGTTCGGGAAAACATCTACGAGTTCGACGAGCAGAAACGCGACGAGTACGGTATCGAGACGCTCCCGTCGAACCTCGGCGAGGCCGTCGACGCCCTCGAGGAAGACGAGGTCATCTACGAGGCGCTGGGCGAACACGTCGCGCCGAAGTTCGTCGAAGCGAAGAGCCAGGAGTTCGAGGAGTACCTCGTCGACGTCTCCGAGTGGGAGATCGACCGCTACCTCGAGCACTACTGA
- a CDS encoding MarR family transcriptional regulator, with amino-acid sequence MSSQKYRSDPRIEPVPNQLDSTQAKLVYLCLEATGGATADELGDLLAMKQLSVLSLLNTLSSDDMVEQRGEEYAVAN; translated from the coding sequence ATGAGTTCACAGAAATACCGGTCCGACCCCCGGATCGAACCGGTTCCCAACCAACTCGACTCCACACAGGCGAAACTCGTCTACCTCTGCCTCGAGGCGACGGGTGGTGCGACGGCCGACGAACTGGGCGACCTGCTGGCGATGAAGCAACTCTCGGTTCTGAGTCTCCTGAACACGCTCTCGAGTGACGATATGGTCGAGCAGCGCGGCGAAGAGTACGCCGTCGCGAACTGA
- a CDS encoding metallophosphoesterase — MSDAPRSRSDAARGSTPPRVEPVPGEPAATATLGAERALLVADYHAGYEAGLRYERGVDVPSQAPERRERLRSLLERTNPDRLVVLGDLMHSIGDPGGAERGELEVLFESFSPALSVTVVKGNHDGGIEEWLTPENDREVAALDFDPSAVTVTPGAGVALGDGAVGVCHGHTWPAPAVLECDVVCLGHEHPCVRLEDEVGGSRVERAWLRGRLAPDPFRERPEYEGIPWLERDDEAAPRVVVVPAFNDLVGGTWVNLANQSFLSPFLPAGLAGGEAYLLDGTRLGPYESV; from the coding sequence ATGTCCGACGCGCCTCGCTCCCGCTCCGACGCCGCTCGCGGTTCGACGCCGCCTCGCGTCGAACCCGTTCCCGGCGAACCGGCCGCGACTGCCACCCTCGGCGCCGAGCGCGCGCTGCTGGTCGCCGACTACCACGCCGGCTACGAGGCCGGACTGCGGTACGAACGCGGCGTCGACGTCCCGAGCCAAGCCCCCGAGCGCCGAGAGCGGCTGCGCTCGCTGCTCGAGCGCACGAACCCCGACCGCCTCGTCGTGCTCGGCGACCTGATGCACTCGATCGGCGATCCGGGCGGCGCCGAGCGGGGAGAACTCGAGGTGCTCTTCGAGTCGTTTTCGCCCGCGCTGTCGGTGACGGTTGTGAAGGGGAACCACGACGGCGGCATCGAGGAGTGGCTCACCCCCGAGAACGACCGCGAGGTCGCCGCGCTCGACTTCGATCCGTCGGCCGTGACGGTCACGCCCGGCGCCGGCGTCGCGCTCGGGGACGGCGCCGTGGGCGTCTGCCACGGCCACACCTGGCCCGCGCCGGCGGTCCTCGAGTGCGACGTCGTCTGTCTGGGCCACGAACACCCCTGCGTCCGCCTCGAGGACGAGGTCGGCGGCAGCCGCGTCGAACGGGCGTGGCTGCGCGGCCGCCTCGCTCCCGATCCGTTTCGCGAGCGTCCCGAGTACGAGGGGATTCCGTGGCTCGAGCGCGACGACGAGGCGGCTCCTCGAGTCGTCGTCGTGCCGGCGTTCAACGACCTCGTCGGCGGGACGTGGGTCAACCTGGCGAACCAGTCGTTTCTTTCACCATTTCTGCCGGCGGGACTGGCTGGCGGCGAGGCCTACCTGCTGGACGGGACGCGGCTCGGACCGTACGAGTCGGTGTAG